aattttattgtgtagcatggatgcaagttttggtattgggaagaagagtacatcgatatattgatagagtgaaatttagtacatgttcgtgcacttttagctagcatagaggctgtaaatgagacaagtgcacttgttgctagattagagacTAGACACGACACTAGGtgtgaggaagcaacatctacttctggcttgaagaaaaaaggaggatgccagatcgagcctccttcacagatcaacaatgagtgcatcgagaaggtcctaacccaactcaagggagcagttatggaagttaggtatcttctaaaatgtattcttgtggttattGTTTTTTTTGTcttgctttactagtcaaaatgtgatgatgtattttttatgtaccaaaaataaataatgaaaaaaaatTAAGGACttacaaagaaaaatgtacgcggatAGGATGCGGCCGcgtgctgggcgcacggccaccgcatcccaggacaggcccggacacgaccccatcacCCTATCCAAACGGACATAATCCATACAAAACAAACATCCGTTTgggatcgcgcggtggagttggccttagaatTGCTCAGGAATCAGCATCAAAGAAGCTAGTTTCCTCATGATTAATGTGCATGTTTCCTGCGTTCCAAACATTACGAAGGAAAATAAACCTGTGTGAACAAtgttcctccaaaattcctttgcagAACCTACGAAGCGAACGGGGCCTCATTTCTTAGGGCCCGTTCCAAAGCTCTCTAGCTTCCCAAACGAGCCAGCTTCTCGCTAGAGCTGGGTGAGCTTTCGGCTGCCGACTTGGTGGGCTGTAGCGATAGGAAAACTGTTCGCTGACAGAAAACGGTTCGTGTGGGGCTTTAGCGATAGAAAAACGATTCGCTGGATAGGCTGTAGCATTTTGGGATGCCATTCCCACGTAATTTATAGCAACTCCCGCTTCTCGTTTTTGCGAAGCTGTGCGATCGCTGCTCCAGAAATTTGCACTACGGGCTGATTGTTCTCCAGGAGCGGGCTTCTTGAAGCTGGATCGTTCGGCTGGCTTCTTGGAGCTATTTCGGGAAGCTGGGAGCAGGAGAGCTTCCGAACGGGCCCTTAGTGGCTAGTGCCTTGTGGATCCATGTTCAAATTCCGGAATCCCTTGGTCCCGGCACAAATGAGAGAGATATACAACTAGCTATACTGCTCTTCCTCTTTGCTGTTTACAAATAAATATCACAAAATTTAGATGTGAAGAAGCAAATTTACAAACTGGTGAGAAAAATCATGAACTACATTTATAGTTATAGAGAAAGGCTAAAACTTTGTTGTCAGATTTTTAGACATAGCAAATTGAATGTTTTCCATGGCATTATATAATGGGGTGATGATGAAAATTTTAGTTTGCAAGCACAATAACTTTCTAACAACAAATAAACTCAGGTGGATTTGTCATGCTCATCAACTAATCTTGCCATCCTCAGCGTACACAAGTTGCTATGGAAAACATTCATTTTGTCATGCCTAAAATTTGACGTTCACTGGATATCTGGGTCATAATTACATTATGGTTATATTCGTTGATTGAAAACTATTGGCGGAATATCTCTGTTGTTTCATTCTCTTCCTACATGCTTTCCGGTTCTTGGAATTTCTCACTACGAATTAAGTTTGCAAGATGGCAATTTGAAGTTGAAATCAACTttttttctcccgaaaccctatGAGCCACTCATCCAAAGAGTGTGCTCTGCAATCCACCCACGTGTTCGTGCGTCACCGACTTTTCTTTCTCGCGATAGTCATGCAGTGTGTGGCTGGCTGGGAATAGCATGTCACCAGCATGGGTGCGTGTACGATATCGATTCTGTAAAATTCGAATGCAATTTGTTGAATACACCGCCGAATGTTGGCAGTACGACTTAAGCATGTGATATAAGTACTTGATGAATAGTTGAATACACGAGCAATCCCTTCCCAAGGTGCACTGCACCCAAACTTCTCCACTACACCATGGATTGGTTTGTAGGAGTCCTCTCTCTCCTTTGCTGCTTCGTCTTGTACTACCGTCATCTCCAGTCCAAGAAAACATGCAAGGAGGAGCCGACCGAATGGCCGCTACTGGGCCATCTTTTCGGCATGATCGCTGACCTCAGGCGACCGGATTACCATGACTGGGCCACCGTCGTCCTCGCCGGCACGCGCTACAACTTCCCAGCTCACGCGGGGCTTACCGGCGTCCGGTACTTCGTCACCTGCGACCCGTCCAATGTGCGTCACATCTTCACGTCCAACTTCCTCAACTACCCAAAGGGCGAGGAGTTCGGCCAGATCTTCGACGTCCTGGGCAATGGCATCTTCAACGCCGACGGCGAGTCCTGGCAGCGGCAGCGTGCCAAGTCGCAGCTCCTCATGGCCGGCCCCCGTTTCCGCGTCTTCTCGGCACGGTGCGGCCGCGACAAGGTCGAGAAGAGCCTCCTTCCTTTCCTCTCGCACTCTGCTGACATCGGCGCCCGCTGTGACCTGCACGACGTGTTCCTGAGGCTGACATTCGACATGACCTGCAACCTTGTCTTCGGGGTGGACCCCGGCTGCTTGCAGATCGGCCTCCCCGTTGTGCCCTTCGCGCGCGCCATGGACGACGTCCTGGCGACGGTCATCCTCCGACACATCATCCCACCGGCGTGCTGGAGGCTCATGTACCGGTATGAGCTCGGCCCAGAGAAGAAGATGGCCGTGGCTCGTAGGACCATAGACCAGTTCGCCGCGGACATGATCGCCAAACGCAAATCCGAGCACAACCTCTGCGGCGAGAGCGTCAGCGAATCCTCCGACATGCTGTCGTCCTTTATAAGCAACGGTGACGCGAGCGACGAGTTCTTGCGTGACACCGCAGTGAACCTCCTGCTCGCCGGCCGGGACACCACCGGTACGGCGCTGTCGTGGTTCTTCTACCTCCTATGCAAGAATCCACGCGTGGAGCAGAGGATCCTGGACGAGCTGGCGCCGATCGCGGCCACAAAGATGCTGGCCACCGCCAACGACATGGTGGTGTTCGACGTGGGCGAGCTGAGCAACATAGTGTACCTGCACGCAGCACTGTGCGAGTGCCTGAGGCTTTACCCGCCCGTGCCCTTCCTGCACAAGGCCGCAGCGGCCGGTGACGTGCTCCCGAGCGGCCACGAGATGAAGGCCGGCGACAAGATACTTATCTACTCCTACTCCATGGGGAGGATGGAGGGCGTGTGGGGCATGGACTGCATGGAGTTGAGGCCAGAGAGGTGGCTTGCCGACGACCGAAAACTGAGGTACGAACCGTCATACAAGTTCATGGCCTTCAACGCCGGTCCCAGGACCTGCCTCGGCAAGGAGGTGGCCTTCACGCAGATGAAGGTCGTCGCAGCCGCCGTGCTGTGGAACTTCGCCGTTGAGGCCGTGCCGGGGCATGTCGTGGAGCCGAAGCTGTCCATCATACTCCACATGAAGAACGGGTTCGCCGTTGCGTTGAAGAGGAGGAACTTCCCCAGCGTGCACGGCTAGCTCGCATATAGCAGACATCTACATGTACGTATTATGTATGCGCAAGTGTCATAGGAGCTTACTTAGGTGGCATGTAGGCTTACAAATGGTGTAACATGGTGTAATAATAAAACGGAGCAGCTATTGGCAAGTTGCCTAAATTTGTATTTCCTTGGAGAAGGAACAGGCGGCAGCGAGGCTCCAGATGTGGGCGAGGCTGAGGCAGGAACGAGCCATAACCAGCAGCTTCACAGGCGTAAGCGAGTCGAAGTTTTGACAGGTGGCGGTGGGAGGCCTTTTCGTATTCGATTCCCAATTCAATTAGATGGAGTTGTCGCCGGAGACGGGAGGCCAGGGAGAGCATCTCCAACATGTGCACAAAAACTGCTCTGCGCACTAAAATTCAGATTTTTGGGCGCCGGACAGCTTCGGCAGAAGTTGTAAAATAGTTCACGCGCAAAAATGGTTTGGGCATGCACTAAAAACTGCTACCGGAAGGTGCAAATTTGGGGTGCCTGGTTGCGCGCACTTCACAATTTGCACCGTGTGTTTTTTGACACGTGTTTTTGGGCAtctaataaaaaaatattgggtccGGCACGCTAAAAATGCTA
This portion of the Triticum dicoccoides isolate Atlit2015 ecotype Zavitan chromosome 7A, WEW_v2.0, whole genome shotgun sequence genome encodes:
- the LOC119331532 gene encoding noroxomaritidine synthase 2-like isoform X2 → MDWFVGVLSLLCCFVLYYRHLQSKKTCKEEPTEWPLLGHLFGMIADLRRPDYHDWATVVLAGTRYNFPAHAGLTGVRYFVTCDPSNVRHIFTSNFLNYPKGEEFGQIFDVLGNGIFNADGESWQRQRAKSQLLMAGPRFRVFSARCGRDKIGLPVVPFARAMDDVLATVILRHIIPPACWRLMYRYELGPEKKMAVARRTIDQFAADMIAKRKSEHNLCGESVSESSDMLSSFISNGDASDEFLRDTAVNLLLAGRDTTGTALSWFFYLLCKNPRVEQRILDELAPIAATKMLATANDMVVFDVGELSNIVYLHAALCECLRLYPPVPFLHKAAAAGDVLPSGHEMKAGDKILIYSYSMGRMEGVWGMDCMELRPERWLADDRKLRYEPSYKFMAFNAGPRTCLGKEVAFTQMKVVAAAVLWNFAVEAVPGHVVEPKLSIILHMKNGFAVALKRRNFPSVHG
- the LOC119331532 gene encoding noroxomaritidine synthase 3-like isoform X1, translated to MDWFVGVLSLLCCFVLYYRHLQSKKTCKEEPTEWPLLGHLFGMIADLRRPDYHDWATVVLAGTRYNFPAHAGLTGVRYFVTCDPSNVRHIFTSNFLNYPKGEEFGQIFDVLGNGIFNADGESWQRQRAKSQLLMAGPRFRVFSARCGRDKVEKSLLPFLSHSADIGARCDLHDVFLRLTFDMTCNLVFGVDPGCLQIGLPVVPFARAMDDVLATVILRHIIPPACWRLMYRYELGPEKKMAVARRTIDQFAADMIAKRKSEHNLCGESVSESSDMLSSFISNGDASDEFLRDTAVNLLLAGRDTTGTALSWFFYLLCKNPRVEQRILDELAPIAATKMLATANDMVVFDVGELSNIVYLHAALCECLRLYPPVPFLHKAAAAGDVLPSGHEMKAGDKILIYSYSMGRMEGVWGMDCMELRPERWLADDRKLRYEPSYKFMAFNAGPRTCLGKEVAFTQMKVVAAAVLWNFAVEAVPGHVVEPKLSIILHMKNGFAVALKRRNFPSVHG